In Rhodanobacter denitrificans, the sequence CGTCGCTGGTCGGCATCCGCCGTTCGTTCCACACGCTGAAGGGCTCGGGCCGGTTGGTCGGTGCCGGCGTGCTGGGCGAGTTCGCGTGGAAAGTGGAGGACATGCTCAATCGCGTGCTGGACAACACCATCCAGCCGGACGACAACGCGCAGGCGCTGGTGCGGCATGCGATCGATGCGCTGCCGCAATTGCTGGCCGCGCTCAAGGGCGAGGGCGCACCGGGTGCACCGCTCGGCGCGATCATGCATACCGCCGAACAGCTCGCGGCGGGCAACCCCGCGCGGGTGGAGGATCACGCACCGCGGGCGATGGAGACGGTGCGCCGCGTGGTGCGCCGGCGCGTGCCGCGGATCGACACGGCGGCCGAGGCCATACCCACGGCAGGTCTGACCGACGCGAGTGCCGCATCCGTCACGCCGGAGCCGGCCGAGTCCGTGCAGGCCATGGCGATGCCGGTGATGCCGCCGGTGGATCCGGTGCTGCTGGAGATCCTGCGCAGTGAAGTGGCGCAGTACCTGCAGACCATTCGCGCCGCGATCCAGCGCAGCGACGACGAGTTGCCGATCGGCGAGGAACTGCTGCGCGCCGTGCACACGCTGCATGGGGCGATCGCGATGGTCGACATCCCGCTGCTGACGCAGCTGCTGTCGCCGCTGGAAGGCCTGTTCAAGCGTCTGCGCGCCGCCAACCTGCCGCTGTCCTCCGAGGGCCTGCGCCTGCTGGGCCAGGCGGTCGACGCGGTCGACCACGTGATGGGCCAGTTCGACGCGGTCGAGCCGCAGCTGCCGGACGCCGATGCGCTCACCGCGCAGATCACCCGCATGCGCGACCGCTATCCCGAATCGAAGGTGGCGCACGTCGTGTTCGAGCCGCAGGCCGAAGAGGCCGAGTCGGCAGAAACCACCGACACGATGGACAACGTCGACGCCGAGCAGGCGATCATGGCCGACTCGCTGGAAGCCGGCATGGCCGAGGTCGCGGCGGCACGGAACGAAACGGCATCCGCCGACGTGCCAGCCGACACCGACGAAATGTCGGACATCCATCCGGATGATGCGCGCCACGCCGAGCTGACTGCCGAACTGGTGGCGGCACTGGGCGCCTTTGAGCCCGAGCAGACCGTCGCCGAAAAGCTGGCGGCCGAGCAGGCCGCGGCGGCGCAGGTCGCAGCGGAGAAACTGGCGGCCGAGCAGGCCGCGGCGGCGCAGGTCGCAGCGGAGAAGCTGGCCGCCGAGCAGGCCGCGGCGGCACAGGTCGCAGCGGAGAAACTGGCTGCCGAGCAGGCCGCGGCGGCGCAGGTCGCAGCGGAGAAACTGGCCGCCGAGCAGGCCGTGGCGGCACAAGCCGCAGCGGAGAAGCTGGCCGCCGAGCAGGCCGCGGCGAGCCGTGCGACGGAGGAAGCGGATGCCGCGACGCCGCCGGAGCCCACGTATGCCCTGGCCGGTTCCGGCCAGATCGACGCCGACCTGCTGGAAGTCTTCATCGACGAGGCACGCGAGATCCTCGACCACGCCGACGACGTGCTGGCCCAGTGGCATGCCGAGCCGGCCGAACTGGCGCACGTGCCGGAGCTGCAGCGCGACCTGCATACCCTGAAGGGCGGTGCGCGCATTGCCGGCCTGGCTGCGATGGGCGATCTCAGCCACGCGATCGAGACCCTGCTGGAGAAGCCGATCCGCGATACGTCGAAGACCGGGTCGCTGATCGCCGCGCTGGAGGCCAGCTTCGACCAGTTGCACGCCCTGGTGCAGCAGGTGGCACAGGATCGGGCGATTGATTACCCGCGGGCGATGATCGACCAGCTGCTGGCGCTGGCCGGCGAAACGACGCTGGCCGACGACCTGGTGCCGATGGCGGCCGCGATGCCGGCGCCGGTTGCGGCCGCGCCGTCGCCGGCGGTTCCCGCGGCAGGTGAGCTCGGGCTGCCCGAACTGATGCCGGAGACGGAGGAGGAAGTGCGCTCCTCGCAGGAGCAGATCCGCGTTCGCGCCGACCTGCTCGACAATCTGGTGAGCCATGCCGGCGAAGTGGCGATCTACCGTTCGCGGCTGGAACAGCAGGTCGCCGGCTACCGCTTCAACCTGGTCGAACTGGAACAGACCGTGGCGCGCCTGCGCAGTCAGCTGCGCATGCTGGAAATCGAGACCGAGGCGCAGATCATCGCGCGCTTCCAGCGCGAGCATCGCGAGGCGGGCATGGCGGCGTTCGATCCGCTCGAGCTCGACCGCTACTCGCAGCTGCAGCAATACTCGCGTGCACTGGCCGAGTCGGTATCCGATCTGGTGTCGATCCAGAACATGCTGGACGAACTGACCCGCCAGGCCGAGACCCTGCTGATCCAGCAGTCGCGGGTCAGTACCGAACTGCAGGACGGCCTGCTGCGCACGCGCATGCTGCCGTTCGACACGATGGTGCCGAACCTGCGCCGCACGCTGCGCCAGGCCGCGCAGGAGCAGGGCAAGCACGCCCAGCTCCACGTGGACGGCGCCCACGGCGAAATGGACCGCAACCTGCTCGACCGCATCAAGGCGCCGTTCGAGCACATGCTGCGCAACGCGATCGCGCACGGTATCGAGACCCCGGCCGAACGGCGCAAGGCCGGCAAGCCGGTCGAGGGCGCGGTGAACATCACGGTCGCGCGCGAGGCCACCGAAGTGGTGATCCGGGTCAGCGACGACGGTCGCGGCCTGAACCGCGAGGCGATCCGCAAGCGCGGCGTCGAACGCGGCCTGCTGCGCGCCGAGACCCGGCCGACCGACAACCAGCTGCTCTCGCTGATCACGCAGACCGGCTTCTCCACCGCCAGCCAGGTGACCCAGCTGGCCGGTCGCGGCGTCGGCATGGACGTGGTGGCGAACGAGATCAAGCAGCTAGGCGGTTCGCTGTCGATCGAGTCCGAAGAAGGCAAGGGGACCACCTTCGTCCTGCGCCTGCCGTTCACCCTCGCGGTGACCCAGGCCATCCTGGTGCGCATCGGCGAGGCCACGTTCGCGATCCCGATGACCTCGGTGCAGGGCGTGGCGCGGGTCAATCCGGACGATCTGACCGCGCTGATGGCCGAGGACGAACCCTCGTTCCAGTACGGCAACGAGGCGTACGGCATCCACGACCTGGCCGAATTGCTGGGCCTGCCGCCGGGCCTGCCGACCGAGGACGAGCAGCAGCCGCTGCTGCTGACCCGCGCCGGCGACCTGCGTGCGGCGATCCGCATCGACGCGGTGCTCGGTTCGCGCGAGATCGTGGTCAAGTCGGTCGGCCCGCAGATCAGCTCGGTGCCGGGCCTGCTCGGCGCGACCATCATGGGCGATGGTTCGGTGCTGATCATTCTCGACCTGGCGCCGCTGGTTCGCCACGGCATGATCCGGCGCGAACAGCGCCTGGCCGAAGGCCTCAGCGCGGTCCAGGCGCCGGTGGTCGAGGAAGTGGCGACGAAGCCGCTGGTGATGGTGGTGGACGACTCGATCACCATGCGCAAGGTCACCAGCCGCGTGCTGGAGCGTCACGAGTACGAGGTCAGCACGGCGAAGGACGGCGTCGATGCACTGGAGAAACTGCACGAGCGCGTGCCGGACCTGATGCTGCTGGACATCGAGATGCCGCGCATGGACGGTTACGAGCTGGCGACCCACATGAAGGCCGATCCGCGGTTGCGCGAGGTGCCGATCATCATGATCACCTCGCGCAGCGGCGACAAACACCGCCAGCGTGCGTTCGACATCGGGGTGGACCGCTATCTCGGCAAACCGTACCAGGAGGCCGAGTTGCTGGTGCAGATCGGGGAGGTGCTGGAACAGCGTGCAGTGGAGCCGGTTCATGACTGACACGGCTCCTGCGGTGGCCCTGCTGTTCGACGACACCGAACTGGGCAGCCAGTTGCGCGAGGCGCTGCACGAGCGCGGCGCCCGGATCGTGCACGAAGGCGGCGTCGCCAGCCTCAGTCGCGAGTTGCTGCAGCAGGTCGGCGTCGACGTGCTGGTGGTCAACCTGGACGACAGCGCGGACGACGCACTCGATCGCCTCTACGAGGTGATCGACGCCGATCGCCCGCGAGTGGTCTTCAACGACGCGCAAGCCAGCCGCGCGCTGGTCGGCTGGGATCGTGCCCGCTGGGCGCGTCACCTGGCGGTCAAGGTACTGGCGGAGGG encodes:
- a CDS encoding Hpt domain-containing protein, encoding MRLQDHIDFTTLQWVKPELDDTLSIAREALESYVDNPGKRDYMRTCADHLHQVQGTLRMVELYGAAMVTAEMEALAIALLGDHVTYREEAYAALMRGLMQLPDYLERLSSGHRDVPVVLLPLLNDLRASREQEPLPESAMFHPNLDAFLPEQAPAAMSEAYAEAHRGELVDLRLRFQQQLLGWFRGQNAAQQLVNMRKTLLAITARCHHVHGRRLWWIAAGVLEGLEQGALKGQAGEIRQLIGKVDRHIRLLIEQGEDSLRGGEADDVACKLLYIVAQAKQRSPQMELLRGTYALDGLLPDAGELEHARGSMAGHNRALLDSVSRALKDDLLRVKEALDLFLRQQNGDPAQLAAQGEVLERVGDTLGMLALAVPRRVVTEQRRVLDEIANRMRAADEETLLDVAGALLYVEASLDDHIESLGSEEEAGTNDAMPGLPRSEALGVVTTLMQEAIANTGRVKDAIVAFVESGWEHDRLAGAPALMEEVAGAMHMLSSPRPAELAQGVGRFIGNELLDDRRVPSGAQMDQLADALAALEYYLEAAREHRGGLEHILDVAEHSLGLLGYWPLPSARAASAAPTAPEAAPVESAAAGEQHPELSESVSLLPGEDLGQLFVGDSHTPAAPTHDLDGLRLAQTETTAPTALDHSAADASGEDWIEIEEEVVEQVPVRDALAANTSFNVNAEGIDDDIREIFLEEMQEEIDNLRSAEKLWLADPAQISSLVGIRRSFHTLKGSGRLVGAGVLGEFAWKVEDMLNRVLDNTIQPDDNAQALVRHAIDALPQLLAALKGEGAPGAPLGAIMHTAEQLAAGNPARVEDHAPRAMETVRRVVRRRVPRIDTAAEAIPTAGLTDASAASVTPEPAESVQAMAMPVMPPVDPVLLEILRSEVAQYLQTIRAAIQRSDDELPIGEELLRAVHTLHGAIAMVDIPLLTQLLSPLEGLFKRLRAANLPLSSEGLRLLGQAVDAVDHVMGQFDAVEPQLPDADALTAQITRMRDRYPESKVAHVVFEPQAEEAESAETTDTMDNVDAEQAIMADSLEAGMAEVAAARNETASADVPADTDEMSDIHPDDARHAELTAELVAALGAFEPEQTVAEKLAAEQAAAAQVAAEKLAAEQAAAAQVAAEKLAAEQAAAAQVAAEKLAAEQAAAAQVAAEKLAAEQAVAAQAAAEKLAAEQAAASRATEEADAATPPEPTYALAGSGQIDADLLEVFIDEAREILDHADDVLAQWHAEPAELAHVPELQRDLHTLKGGARIAGLAAMGDLSHAIETLLEKPIRDTSKTGSLIAALEASFDQLHALVQQVAQDRAIDYPRAMIDQLLALAGETTLADDLVPMAAAMPAPVAAAPSPAVPAAGELGLPELMPETEEEVRSSQEQIRVRADLLDNLVSHAGEVAIYRSRLEQQVAGYRFNLVELEQTVARLRSQLRMLEIETEAQIIARFQREHREAGMAAFDPLELDRYSQLQQYSRALAESVSDLVSIQNMLDELTRQAETLLIQQSRVSTELQDGLLRTRMLPFDTMVPNLRRTLRQAAQEQGKHAQLHVDGAHGEMDRNLLDRIKAPFEHMLRNAIAHGIETPAERRKAGKPVEGAVNITVAREATEVVIRVSDDGRGLNREAIRKRGVERGLLRAETRPTDNQLLSLITQTGFSTASQVTQLAGRGVGMDVVANEIKQLGGSLSIESEEGKGTTFVLRLPFTLAVTQAILVRIGEATFAIPMTSVQGVARVNPDDLTALMAEDEPSFQYGNEAYGIHDLAELLGLPPGLPTEDEQQPLLLTRAGDLRAAIRIDAVLGSREIVVKSVGPQISSVPGLLGATIMGDGSVLIILDLAPLVRHGMIRREQRLAEGLSAVQAPVVEEVATKPLVMVVDDSITMRKVTSRVLERHEYEVSTAKDGVDALEKLHERVPDLMLLDIEMPRMDGYELATHMKADPRLREVPIIMITSRSGDKHRQRAFDIGVDRYLGKPYQEAELLVQIGEVLEQRAVEPVHD